In Besnoitia besnoiti strain Bb-Ger1 chromosome I, whole genome shotgun sequence, the genomic window TCTACATCCACGTATCCTCCGTCATTAACGTCTTGCTTCACCTCATTACATACGATCGTACCTACATGTGTACGTATATAACGTATAAATAGATaaacatgtatatatatatatataactgtatatatatatatatatatatatataactgGTGCGATGCCGACACGAGCTGCCCGGTGCACGCGTCCCTCGCTTCTCCATTTGCATTAGGCCTCTCTGTTGCTCGCGAACGAGCCCTGAGAGAAGCAGACATGACAGTAAATACGGAGGCAGAAAGGAGCAAGAGCGACTATCAACCTAAGAAACCTTCTGCCGTCGAGTCCCATGCTGTAAAAAGACGCGATGTCGCAACACGTGAAGGCCACAGAGAGACTTTTCCAGCGGAAGCGAGCCATCAGGATATCGAGAATGGACAAACGACACACAGACAAGGCATCGGAGCAAAGACACTCCTGATGCATTTAGCCGCTTTTGAAGAGTGCTCACGCTCGGCTTCGAAGCGGAGGATAGCGTGGGCGGCCTGACATAGACACATATATCTGAAGATACTTGCTTATCAAAATGCATGCCGTCCTGAGGATGGAAACACGCTGTTAGTTCCGTATGTAAAATCAATTTCGTTATTTTTAAAATAATTTGTCCCTTATACTTAAATGATGAAATACAACATAAACCATACATAGCCACGTCTTGGAAGATGTGAACTGGTGCTGCACGTGGGGGATATCCACGCATGTATGGGTGACGTTGGATAATGGCGATGCAACGGTACCCCTCTATGGAATGAGTTGCCCGTTGCCCGTTGCCCGTTGCGCTTTAAGGGAATGCGAGAAGAGTCCTTCGTTcttgtgtctctgcggctcgcgccttTCTCCTGCACGCACGCACACCGGCGCATGCAGTGACGGGAGAAGATGGTAGCTGTGTCGAAAGGGACATCGAGGCCGACCACGCGCCAAGTTTTTCTCTTTAAGTTCATCCTGCTCAAAAGCTTTTTTTCCACTCACaaagaggacgcagacatcgtcctgctgccttctctccgcggcgagaggagTTCGGGCAAGAcaaggcgccggcgtcttcgaCGGAAGACAACCCCCACAGACAACCAAGAGGGACGACGAGAAACCTGATTTGCAGATTCCAGAGACGAGTCCGCGACTCTCTTCTACACGAGAGGACTAATCTGAGCTCGGAGACTCTCCCTTTTTGCAGATGTGCATTGAAGCAGGCATCTCGATGCATGTGCGCATAGTCAGCCATATCGAGTGTGTACGTCCCTCCATACGTTTGGGCGGTCTCTTGCAACTGCACTCCGTCTGTCCCTCCGTGCTACAAATCACTTTCGATTTCACTTTTTGTTTCCGTCGCTGCGCCTAGACGTTGAGGTAGTCCGCAGTCCGGACTTCCAACTTCCAAATTTTCGCAGTGTGTTGAGATCGATGTTTCACACTGCATTTGTGCGGCACTTCGTCTTgcaaccctaaacccccTTTGTGGCCTACGTTGTCTCCTTGGTTCATGCTCTCCTTGGCGGCCTTGTTTTGGAAAAAAATCGCCCCGGTAGCcttccgtcgtcgcgcgggTCGTCCATGCGGAGACGGTCCTTGGGTTTCCATCACGTTTTTCTGGCTTTTTGTCCCcgttccgcgccttcgccagcgGTGCGACGGGGAGACCTGGTTTGCTCTGTATCGTCTGGAgcggcgctcctcctccccgtTGTCTCAGGCTGCTGCTGTTCCATTTTTCTGCCTTATTCGACATCTTTCTGCTGGCCTCTCGTTCAACTCTCTGTGGTGTctggtgtctcctctcccgcgccttgctccctgcgcagctgcgctccTGAAACGGTGCGAGTGGCGCCGTGAAAACGATGGCGTTTTTGCTTTGGCAAGATGAGGCCCTCCCTCGTCGTGCTGCTCCTGGCCTCCCccgctttcttcgcgcttTCGGCttgcgccctcgcctcctcgcgtccgGAGCTGTCACCGGGTTTCCACCCCCCGCCGCTAGACTTAGCTGGCCTTTCGCTTCGCTCTAGGCGGCTTGCGTTGGGGCCGCCTCTCTTGGTGAAGGACTTCGAGGATCTCCACTCACGAATCTCCGGactcgcgcctgcagaggagcACCATCATCAGCCGCCTCGACACGAACGACCGGCAGACGATACTTTCTCCGCACGTGGGAGACTcccgtctgctgcggcacaTCTCCGTCAAGGACGTGCAGGTTATCTGTCGCTCGAAAACGCCCATGGAAACGCTGGAAAACCGAAacgccttccgctgcgctACGCCCCTCGAGGCTTCGCTTCCCGCCTGCGGTCGCTCGGGTGTATAGACATTGGTGGAACCGAGAgtgcgagggagaagcgcgaTAGAAACGGACGGCGCGAGCGGTCTTTCTCCTTTTCACGTGTGTCGGGCGTTTTCGGGCTGTGGGGCGGCCTGTTTCTTTGCTTTCTGAGCCGTCGGAAccgcttcgctttctcgGGGGGGTCGCGCCGCCAACGCCTTGTGTCGCGGCCTCCGTGCAGGAAAGCcggcctgcagcgagagggctctttcgtctctctcctccgctggtcggcgggcggcgccagcccctctctctcgtcacGTTCCGCCTGTGGATCGTTttgcctctcgcctgcgccgagtTCGGCGCCTCTTGTGCAGCGCACTTCGCGTTCTGCGTGCAAAGCGAGCGTTGCCAGACGCGCTTGGCTCCCctcgttcgccgccgcgccgtcgccctcccgactcgcctccgcccggGACTGGCCTAGCCTCCATTCGGCGCTGTTTGCGTTCCCATGGTCGCCCTGCGCAGCCGGGAgggtgtctctgtcttcttcttcgctgcgcgcgaagaagatttcgtttctctctccctcttcgccgcgcgacgacgaggaaggggttcgagaagacagcgaccTCTTCGGCGTGTCGCTGTCGGATGACATCAGCGCCttgtcctccgcctcgctggagTCCTTCGCGGAACGACAGAGGCCAGATGAAGCAGaattctctctcttcgccgccacgGACAACGGGAGAGGCGGGGCTGGGGAagggacgcgaggcgagccggacggcgacggcggggaggcgctcgacagcgccttcgcgtccctGGCGGAAGAGAGGCGATCCAAGACAGATTTCCTGCTGCGTTCATCCTCTgcgggcggctcgcggcgggcgcgggcctctgctgagggcgcgccggcggcctctcgcggcgcggatGGTGCAGGCGCGTTCGACGCCTGGACCGCCGACGAGGTGTCTCTGGAGACGGAAGCGAgtcggcagaggcgcgagcgcgctccacggggtggcggccgcgccgaagacgccgcgcggtgGCGACGCGTGGAGGAGGACGGGCGCTTCAGCGTGGGTGACGAGGTGCCTGCGATCCCTCTGGGGCAGTACTACTACCACAAcatgccgctgccggcgccgccgcccgaggacgacgcgccgctgccgttcCCGATGGACTTTCTgagtgaagaagagaagcaggagATCCGCCGGATGCCCACCAAGGAAgaacgcgccgccgaccgccgCGACTACTTCGGCTCAGACAACGTCCGTGCCTATCACCTCTACAACCCCTACTGGACGCCCTATGAAGGTGAGACCGGCCTCACCTCGCCAAGCACAGGCCGTCGCTCTATGCTCGCCAAGTGCGCGAAAAGACGCACGTCTGGAATCCGAGGCTCAGCTGTCATCGTGCAGAGTAGCAAGCAAACACTCGCAGATTTCCTTGGGGGACACCGCCGCCCCTAGCCTCTCGCAGGTGCTCGGAGGAGACCGCTCGGGCtagggggggaggcgggaaggggggggggggacggggcacaaggaggacgcgcgcagaggcgggcggaAAAATTGAAGGCCGCTGGCCGAGACGGTAAGGCAGACTGGGGGGACGGGCGCGCCGTGGCAAGCTAGAAGACAGCGCCCTGCGTGGCGCTGCGTCGTCAGcgacgcgagaagaaagggaTGTAGCGGAGGCAAAACGAAAGGCAGTTgagcacgcgcgcagcggcgccgcgggttTAGGAGGTTGACAGCGCGGACAGAGGGGTGGCCTCTTTAGCCACTGGGGTGCGGTAGGTTCTTTCTAAGTTAGAGCAAGTAAAGTGGATGCGAAGACGCGGTACGTAGCCGGCGGAGTTTCGGTGTGGGTGTGTTTTTACCATCTTCAGCCTGCCCGGTAGATTCGTTGTTCGGGTCTTTgattcctccttcgcctgagGCACGTCGCTTCCGCCGTTGTGTATTCTTCTTCAGAGAGCAACAACAGACCCTCGCACAATTTGGAGGCAGCAGCCGTCGGCGGGTACGGGCAGAGTCCACGGCGACCGatgcgcgaaggcgacatgGTAGGAGACCGCACAGAAAGTGCAAATTCCTCAAAATGAAAAATGCAAAAATACTCGAAGCACGCGAGGCAACGCTGGGGACAAGCGTGCCTCAGCTCACGTATGCGCGCGATCTTCGGCTCGTCCGCCACGTGTTCGGTTGTGGCGAGGTGCGTGTTGTTTCTGTGTTTCCTCAGTCTTCGCCTTTGTGGCGTTGAGGCCTGCCTCATCCTGCGGGCGCTCCGGATGCGTGCCCGCCTTGCTTATCCTTCCTTTCCCGTCCTCTGCATCCTCGCGCtttcgtttcctctcctGTGTCTGAAccctggcggcgcgtcgaggcaGGGGCTTGCGGGCGTTCTTGGGTCGACTCTTCCTTTCGAGGTCCTCTCAAGATTCCTACTGTTCTTCGCGCGAGCAGATCCGAGCATTTTGTTTCGTTCCTGAGTGCGGCGTTTGGTGCAGGTGCAGCCCTCCGTGCCGTTCGGGTGGCGGGTCTACGCGGCCGTCTGCTTGGCGAAGCTCCCTCTCCTTTTGTCGCACtacgaggcggagacagagcgcCTGCTGGGGGAGGAGAAACGTGTCTTCCAAGAGAAGTCGCTCCGCGAGAAGCTCGCGCGGAAGCCCGAGGACGACGTCATGGCCTCGTTCtccccggcgccgcagctgccgcttccGCACCCGCCGTACGACATCTGGGAGACGTCGATTcagccgcgtctgcagctgccgttTCTCGTCTgggcgcgcctctcgtcgcgcctctgcaaCGCCTCCGCTAAGATGCTGGaggtcttccgcctcgtcgcgatggagaaagaaaaacgcgaggcgcgctACGCCTTCCAGCGCACCGGAAAGGGCATGGCCCTGGGCGACTACTTcatcttcgcggcgccgactcTGCACCACGCTGTGCGATTTCTCAGAACCAATCCGAAACACAAAGCAGGTAGGTGAAGCTCTGCGGGAACGCGCGCACAGGGCAATCACCCCCCGAGGGCACTTCGGCCTTCGCGCGACCTGCGCTCGCTGCTTCACACGCAATATCGCTCAGCTCCGAAGGGGGTTCCCAAGCTCCTTGATgccccttttctctctcaggTTTGCGTTTTTTCAACATGTACAGCGGCACCGACCGTGCAGGTGCCGCGGCCCGAACCTGAGGCAGCGAACGACTTTCGAGCGCCCCAGAGACGCTCTCCTAGTCTTCGCTGCGCGGTTCCGCGACAAGCGCTGAGatctgcatgcagctgcgcggcctgctgtgcactctcgcccgccgcagagtcTATTTAAGGCAGGCACGGGCAGGTCTTGCCTAGTATAGGGAGACCATGCAATTGACCGGCGACGATGACTCCGCTTGTTTCATTTTCGCGTTTCTCATCGGTTGTTTGCTGCCCACTGTGTTCAGGGATGTATCGCGAGGGTCATCTTTACGAGTTGACagacgcgaccgcggagcACGTTCTGCTTGGAaaaggcgagcgacgcagcgcagagagagacgcgctctatctgtctctcggcttcttcgcgccgccgcccgtccGCGAGCCGTGGCTCCAGTCCGAAGCAGGCCAACGCGAGGCGtggcgcagcgaggagactaGTGCCTCGCGTCTTTCTGCGGAGCCGCGTGCGGGGGCCTCCGAACTTcagcctgcgtctgcgcagccgcatgTCGAAGCCGCTGAACTTCCGCTCACCGATTCCGATTtgtctgccgcggcgtcctcctcctctgcagctccaTTTTCTCCCAGCACCCTTCCCTCTGCTCgctgtgcgtcgccgtcgttttcctgcgcgtcgccttccgcgtcgtcgccgtaTGCGGCGATGCCCGAGCGGTCGCCTGCCTTCGAGCTCCTGCAGGAGAAGCATCTGCGCTTTCTCTGTCGCAGCAActgcgtcgagcgccgctcCTTCCTTTCCTTCCCGCGCCGTGACGCGATTGAGAGTCTCCTGCTCCCCGCCGAGCAGCTTCTGCCGATGACGCCTGAGCAGCAGGCACGCGTGTATGCGCGCTGGaagcgaaggacgcgaaaggcccgcgcggcggccgttgcggcggaggcggttGTCCGCGCTCTCGAGTCCTCCAtgctgtcgccgtcttcgaCCCAGGACGTGCCCCTCCTCGATGCCGagagcctcggcggcgcgcaggcaaaGCAGCGCCGCACTGAGTCagcgtcgcgtcgcctcgccgcctggGAGGCGGCGACTACTGCGTCCCCGCCGAAGGACAACCGCAGTCGGTTCCTCTTTTTTACCGTTCAGCAGATCGTGGAGAAGGCGCTCACTCTGCAcccggcgctggcggccgagagcggcgcagccgcagctccaccggaggaggcgaccgcAGTCAGCTTGAACGCGGGAG contains:
- a CDS encoding hypothetical protein (encoded by transcript BESB_005510); the encoded protein is MRPSLVVLLLASPAFFALSACALASSRPELSPGFHPPPLDLAGLSLRSRRLALGPPLLVKDFEDLHSRISGLAPAEEHHHQPPRHERPADDTFSARGRLPSAAAHLRQGRAGYLSLENAHGNAGKPKRLPLRYAPRGFASRLRSLGCIDIGGTESAREKRDRNGRRERSFSFSRVSGVFGLWGGLFLCFLSRRNRFAFSGGSRRQRLVSRPPCRKAGLQREGSFVSLLRWSAGGASPSLSSRSACGSFCLSPAPSSAPLVQRTSRSACKASVARRAWLPSFAAAPSPSRLASARDWPSLHSALFAFPWSPCAAGRVSLSSSSLRAKKISFLSPSSPRDDEEGVREDSDLFGVSLSDDISALSSASLESFAERQRPDEAEFSLFAATDNGRGGAGEGTRGEPDGDGGEALDSAFASLAEERRSKTDFLLRSSSAGGSRRARASAEGAPAASRGADGAGAFDAWTADEVSLETEASRQRRERAPRGGGRAEDAARWRRVEEDGRFSVGDEVPAIPLGQYYYHNMPLPAPPPEDDAPLPFPMDFLSEEEKQEIRRMPTKEERAADRRDYFGSDNVRAYHLYNPYWTPYEESNNRPSHNLEAAAVGGYGQSPRRPMREGDMVQPSVPFGWRVYAAVCLAKLPLLLSHYEAETERLLGEEKRVFQEKSLREKLARKPEDDVMASFSPAPQLPLPHPPYDIWETSIQPRLQLPFLVWARLSSRLCNASAKMLEVFRLVAMEKEKREARYAFQRTGKGMALGDYFIFAAPTLHHAVRFLRTNPKHKAGMYREGHLYELTDATAEHVLLGKGERRSAERDALYLSLGFFAPPPVREPWLQSEAGQREAWRSEETSASRLSAEPRAGASELQPASAQPHVEAAELPLTDSDLSAAASSSSAAPFSPSTLPSARCASPSFSCASPSASSPYAAMPERSPAFELLQEKHLRFLCRSNCVERRSFLSFPRRDAIESLLLPAEQLLPMTPEQQARVYARWKRRTRKARAAAVAAEAVVRALESSMLSPSSTQDVPLLDAESLGGAQAKQRRTESASRRLAAWEAATTASPPKDNRSRFLFFTVQQIVEKALTLHPALAAESGAAAAPPEEATAVSLNAGELEDLARRLFEAKEKAASHRLSSQAAEAEADAPLASERFLPRVPGAPSASEHGIEESRLRKRNSKRTEGDSVAGQDETASDRRFLERANQDEGPALQETARERDRGVGPADEGVWTLSQPKSAAEKENFDISVSAAAALVLGLVAGDDGQGGSVAVAEEIASLGFSAQAAGDTSKEPHQTADAQAGGELQPAPEVTAHEELARDGDQAKDRGAGADETRRRKSGEPQGEESLRAEPQQQASVSRRGPRAGGISAPSAVPFAFTDASFSAFSSSVASLVSIATSAISARLREDAQTAAARSQELRALQSSSLWLDADNPHSPLAVERRAALEALLFFAEDDEEARDFARRLPYTRGGVYRSLFLAQAVKVDFYGKAREMLMPNPRHTKLSEGEGELEVDEEAYCSEKLDLADMLIKKMNVTEDAAHDLDSPFYCEYLKDWAFLHLPEGQYFSEPFHVTGQDETGDIPDPPMLTALAANRVDGQQRDYRPGVWLYKPETKILYNDTETGALLIGSGYDGTYAWDRPVSNTTMTRAMILMEMAAEHVRKGHFTWTDDHWSYTSKRPNLETHMSPEEEARMKWGLEDFDLDPDDVNPGDHIPSGMEYLDSQLLKGRPPEYQKLVEDPDVAHNVHQDWLRRVDRGEATLNEDPFRLSPEQIDLRDKFKSLKDLQDDEDLPEVNLWSDDGD